The Ardenticatenales bacterium sequence CCCTATAGAGACCTGAATCTGGCATTTGTAAAATTGGACGGGCAGCCATACCGGGCGTTGGACATCTACAGCCGGTTGCGGAATGACGGACATTATTATCACAATGCTGATTTCTTGTGGCCCACTATTTTGTACCTGGGCAGCTATCTGCACCAGCGCGGTTTTTCCTTTGATTATGTCAATCTTTTTCAGTTGGAAAAGGAAAAACTGAAACAGAAATTGCTCCAGGAGGATATCCTCACCATCGCGATCACCACGACGTTGTATGTTTCGCCACACCCTATTGTCGAAATCGTCTCTTTCATCAGGCAGTACAACCAAAAAGCCAGGATTATCGTCGGCGGACCCTACGTATCCAACAAAGCGCAGTCTGTAACCAGCAGTGCTGGACTGATTGACGTGTTTAACTACATCGGCGCGGATATTTACGTTATCAACCAGGAAGGGGAGTTCGCGCTCATCAATATTCTGCACGCGCTTAAGAACCAGCGCGACCTGGCGCAGATAGACAATATCGCCTTCAGGCAAAACGGGTCCTACTGCATCACGCGCACGGCCATCGAATCCAACCCGCTGGAGGAGAACATGGTCGATTACGGCCTGTTCCCGGCGCGCGACCTGGGACCGTTCCTATCTTTACGCACGGCAAAATCCTGCCCATTTTCCTGCTCTTTCTGCGCTTTTCCCACCCGGGCGGGCAAGTACACCTACATGAGTGTGGCATGTGTCGAGCGCGAACTGGATGCGATCAAGGCTGCCGGCACGGCAACCCATCTCTATTTCATGGATGACACGTTTAATGTGCCGAAGAAACGGTTCCAGGAAATCCTGCGCATGATGATCAGGAATCAATACAACTTCAAATGGAAATCCTTCTACCGGTCTGATCATGGCGACGAAGAGACGATTGCCTTGATGCAGGAATCCGGTTGCCAGGCTGTCTTTCTAGGCGTGGAGTCAGGAAGCAACACAATCCTGGAAAGAATGAGAAAGACGGCCCGCCGGGAACATTATTTCAAAGCGATCCCGTTGCTGAAAAAAGCGGGCATCATGACCCACGCCAATCTGATTATTGGTTTTCCCGGCGAAACTTATGAGACTGTGCAGGAGACGGTTGCCTTCCTGGAGGAAGCGCAGCCAGACTTTTATCGGGCGCAGTTATGGTACGCCGATCCGGTAACGCCGGTGTGGAAAAAGAAGGATGAGTACGGCATTCAAGGGTCTGCTTTTAACTGGTCGCATCATACGATGGATTCGGCAACGGCCATTGAACTCGTCGATAAACTGTTCTTGTGCGTGCGCAACTCAACGTGGATGCCGCAATGGGGGTTTGAACAGTGGAGCGTCCTCTATTTGCAGGAGAAGGGCATGCCGTATGCGCGTGTCCAGGATTTTATCGACTGTTTCAACGTAATCATCAAAGACAAGTTGCTTCATGCCGGCAAAGAGGAAATCCCTGCCCCGCTGCTGGAGAATCTCCGCCGCAGTTGCCTGTATGATGATCCCGCGGGTCAGAAACCAGACATGGCCCTGAACGAACCATACTCCAGCGCTCGTTATGTCGCCGCGGAAGCGTATTGGCAAAAGGAGTTCCAACACCCATCCCTCTCCAATATCGCCGAGATATGCCGCCAGGCCCCCGACGCTGGCGACAAACAGCTCCTGTCGCTGCCCTGTCCAGTGGATGCCGGCATCTGGCAACAGATTCGCGCCGCCTACCAGGAGCCACTGGCAGACGTCATCCTGGCCGGCTACAGCCTGCTCCTCTCACGGCTCAACGGTCGCGCGGACGCCACCATTGTCATCGCCGGCAATACCACAAGCACCACACACCCATTCCCGGTCCGGTTGCGCCCGGCTCAGGATTTGAGCCGGGCCGCGCTGGCGCGCCAGGCGCAGCAGAAAGTGCGCCAATCGCTCGAACACGCTCTTTTTGCGCTATACATCATCACAAACCCGTATCGACGCCAGGAATTGGGGAGCACGCTGCCGCCTCTGGACGCCGGCTACATCTACACGAAGCGCAACGCCAGACGGCAACCGGTTGACATCGAGACCACCTGGCGACAGTACCGCGACGTCTTCGACGGGATGAAGTTGTGCCTGAGTGTGGTCGCGGATGACGACGGAGCGGATATCGAATTCTTATTTGATCCGAGATGGTTGGGCCTGGAAACAGTGACGCGGTTGTCAATGCTGCTGCAAAACATCCTCACTGCTTTCCATGATAATGCGCACGGGCTGCTCGAAGAAATCGCCAGCGCCACGGCGGAGCAAAATAGGGTCGTGGCGCTGGATGCCACAGAAGAATTCAGCTTTGGGTAAGGGATGATGTGCAATGACAACAGTTGAGCCTGATTTGATCGTATTTGACCGCAAAATGATTGCCAGCAGAGATTTCTGGCTGGAAAAACTGTCTTCTGGATGGAACAATGCCGGCATTCGACCCGACTTCCCGCGACCGGGCAACTTCCTATACGTTGAGAGCGCCGTTCCCCTGGATATCGAGGGAGAAGCGTACCAACGGCTGATCGCTCTCACGAATGGCGGCCCCTTCCTGATCTATACCACGCTCATGGCCGTACTGAGCATCTATCTTTACAAATATACGGGTCAGGAAGCCATTATTATTGGCAGCCCCAACCGACAACAAAATAGCCATTCTGCCGGCAAGAGCAACGTCGTGCCCATTATCAGCCCGGTCAACCCGGCCCACTCATTCAAGGAATTCTTGTTAGCCGTCCGCCACAATCTGCTGGAAGCGTATCAAAGACAATCCTATCCTTACGCCCATCTGGTGCGGGCGCTTGGCGTTGCCTCCATTGAAAACAAGAACCCACTATTCGACACCGCCTTGCTCCTGCGGGAAATCCACGACGAAATGCCGGCGGTAAGGCAGGATTTGACCATTGTCTTCTCCCTGGCGCAAGATGCGCTACGCGGTCAGATTCTGTTCAATCAAAATCTATTCCGCAACGAGACGATCACCGCTTTCGCCGACCAGTTTACCGCCTTGCTCCAAAACTGTCTCACCAACACCGACAGCCCCATCGCCAGTTTGCAGATGATGCCGGCAGCCGCCGCAGCAGCCTTCCTGGCAAAATGGAATCGTCCTGCCATCACCGCCCCGTCTCCACAATGTATCCACCACCTGTTTGAGCACCAGGCGACCCGGAGACCCAATCACCCCGCCGTTATCGACGGCAAAGAGAAACTGACTTACCAGGATGTGAACAGGCGTGCCAACCAGTTGGCGCACACCTTGCGGACACATGGGGTAGGCCCTGACAAGATCGTGGGACTGTACGTCGAACGCTCGCCAGAGATGATCATCGGTATGCTGGGCATTCTCAAAGCCGGCGGCGCTTACTTGCCGCTTAGCCCGACAGCGCCCCCGAACCGGCTGACCTTCATGCTCCAGGATACGCAGGCAGTCGTCTTGCTGACGCAAGAATCGTTGTTGGCGACTGCGCCCGATTACGCCGGCGCAATTATCTGCCTGGATCGGGATTGGGATGAAATTGCCGGCAGCAGCGACACGAACCCCACCAGCGACGTCCACCCGCACAACCTCGTCTACGTCATCTACACTTCCGGCTCCACCGGCAGGCCCAAAGGCGTCATGATTGAGCATGATGCTCTGGTCAACTTCACGCAGGCGGCCACGGCTGCCTATGGTATCAACGAACAAGATCGCGTACTGCAGTTCGCCTCGTTAAGCTTCGACGCGGCTGCGGAAGAAATTTACCCCTGCTTCTCCGCCGGAGCTACGCTTGTTCTCCGCACCCGCGAGATGCTGGATTCAGCCACAGACTTCATTCAACGCAGCCGCGATTGGGGCCTCACCGTCTGGGATTTGCCCACCGCCTACTGGCACCAGTTGGCCGACGAATTGGCAGCCGGAAACCTCACCTTACCCGACACCCTGCGCCTGGTGATCATCGGCGGCGAAGCCGCCCTGGCAGACCGGCTGCGCACCTGGCGCGCCGACATCGGCCCATACCCCGTTCTGCTAAACAGCTACGGCACGACGGAAGCGACCATCGTCTCAACCGTGTGCAATCTTTCCGAATACACCCCGGCGACGCATACGACCACCGCGCCCCCCATTGGTCGCCCACTGGACAACGCGCAGATATTCGTGCTGAACGTGGATAGACAGGTAGTTCCCGTCGGTGTTCCCGGCGAACTATGTATCGGCGGCGCCAGCCTGGCGCGCGGCTATCTCAACAACCTGGAACTGACTGAGCGCCGGTTTATCCCCCACCCATTTGACCCCAGGCCCGGCGCGCGGCTTTATCGCACAGGCGATCACGCTCGCTACCTGCCGGACGGCAATGTTGAGTTCCTGGGCCGGGTTGATCACCAGGTCAAGATTCGCGGATTTCGCATTGAACTGGGAGAGATTGAAGCCGTGTTGACCCAACACGCATTGGTTCAGGATGTCGTCGTGACCGCCCAGGAAAACGAACTGAATCACGACAAACAACTCGTAGCTTATGTGGTTCCTGCTACGCCTGATCTGAAAACGTGTGACCTGCAAAGGTACATGGAAGACAGGCTGCCCGATTACATGGTTCCGGCCCGCATGATGCTGCTAGAAACATTTCCGCTGACGTCTGGGGGAAAAATCGACCGGCGTAACCTGCCCAAACCGGAAGATATAGATCTGTCCACCCACTACGTCGCGCCGCGTCACCCTGTGGAAGAACTGCTGGCGTCCGTCTGGGCCGACGTGTTAGGCATCTCGCAGGTCGGGGTAAATGACGATTTCTTCGCCCTGGGTGGGCACTCATTGTTGGCAACGCAAATTGTCTCGCGCATTAAAGGTATCTTTGAAATCGAGTTGCCCCTGCGCACCTTGTTTGAGACCACCACAATCGCCTCGCTGGCCCAGGCCCTCCTGACGCGGGAATCTTCGCCGGGACAGCTAGAAATGATCGCCCGCCTGCACCAGCAGGTCAACGCCTTAACGGAAGCGGAAGTGGCCGCCATGTTGCAGCAAATGCACCATGACGAGGGAGTAGCCGTATGAAACAAGCTGATGCGGCAGCACGAAAAGCGTTGCTGGACCTTCTGTTGCGGAAGGAGGGTGTTCGCGCCGCGTCAGAATCCGGCATGATGCGGCTGCGCCAGCAAAAAGCGCCCCTTTCTTTCGCCCAACAGCGATTGTGGTTCTGGCAGGAGTTCAACCCGGATAGCCCTGCTTACAACATCCCGGCGGTGGCCCGCCTGTCGGGACCGTTGGATATCGCCGCGTTCAGGGACAGCTTCCGGGAGATAGTTTGCCGGCATGAGATTCTGCGCACCTCCTTTGTAATGGAAAACGACCAACCGGTACAGGTTATCATTCCTGAGGCAACATTCTCAATCCCCATCGTGGATTTGCGCCCAACCAAGGGTAGCCGCGGGCAAACCGCGGAGCTAGAGCGCCTGACCCTGGCCGAGGTGCAGCGCCCATTCGATCTGGCGCAGGCGCCGCTGATGCGCGCTCTGTTACTGCAGGCAGGTGACACAGAGTATCTTTTCGTATTGACCATGCACCACATCGTTTCTGATGGCTGGTCCATCGGCGTGTTCATGCAAGAATTGGCAACCCTGTATCCGGCGTTGCAGGCTGGAGATGCGCAGCCTTTGCCGGCATTGCCCATCCAATATGCGGACTTCGCCAGTTGGCAGCGACAATGGCTGCAAGGGGACAGGTTGCAACGCCAGCTTCGTTACTGGCAAGAGAGCCTCGCCGGCGCTCCCGCCCTGCTAGAATTGCCGACCGACCGGCCCCGGCCACCGCTGCAAACGACGCGGGGCGGCGCCCTGTTTTTTGAACTGGACGCACCGTTGACTGCCGGGCTGGAGAAGTTAAGCCAGCAACTGGGTGGCACCCTTTTCATGACCCTGTTGAGCAGTTTTGCCGTGCTCCTGGCTCGATACGCCGGCCAGCAGGACATCGTCATCGGCTCCCCGATCGCCAATCGAACGCGCGACGAAATCGAAGCCCTGATCGGTTTCTTTGTCAATATGCTGCCGCTGCGCATCAAGCTAACCGGCAATCCCCGCTTCGATGCGTTGTTTGCGCAGGTTCGCGAGAGTTCACTGGGCGCATTCGCGCACCAGGATCTACCGTTTGAAAAGCTTGTTGATTCATCCCAGGTCGAGCGAAACCTGAATTACCACCCTGTATTTCAGGTAGCCTTTAGCCTGGACAATGCGCCCGCCCGGCAGTTGAAACTCTCCAACCTCTCCTTAACGCTGATAGAACCGGAGCGCACCACGGCGAAGTTTGATCTGACGCTGAGCATGGAGATGCGCGGGCAGCAATTAGTGGGCGAATTTGAGTATAACCGGGACCTCTTTGATACCGCGACCATCGAACGGGCCATTACCCATTTTCAGACACTGCTGCAAAGCATTGTGCGCGATCCAACGGAGCGCATCGCGCAACTAAACATGCTGCCCGCGGCAGAACGGCAACAATTGCTGATAACCTGGAACGATACCGGCACAGCCTACCCGAAAACGGCGTGCGTGCACCAATTATTTGAGGAACAGGTGCGGGCAATGCCGGCAGCGACGGCCCTCACCTTCGCGGAAGCGCACCTGACCTACGCGGAACTCAACAGGCGGGCGAACCAGATTGCCCACGCCTTGCGGCAGATGGGCGTGGGTCCAGAAACACCGGTCGGTCTGGCCATTGAGCGTTCGCCGGAAATGATCATTGGCATGTTGGCCATCATCAAGGCCGGCGGCGTTTTTGTGCCCCTGGATTTGAGCTATCCCGCGGAACGCCTTTCCTTCATGTTGCAGGATACGCGGATCAAGTTCCTGTTAACACAGGAATCTTTGCTCGATCAACTGCCCCCGCACGAGGCGCTCGCGCTGTGCCTGGATCGGGATGGCTCTTTTTGGCAGCAGCAGCCAGAAAGCAACCCTCCTAACCTGACCTGCGCAGACAATTGTATTTACATCATGTACACATCCGGTTCCACCGGCATCCCCAAAGGAGTGGCCATTCCCCATCGGGGCGTCGTCCGACTGGTGAAAACGACGAACTATAGCCCCTTCACCGCCGACGAGGTTTTCTTTCAATCATCCGCCGTTACATTTGACGCCTCTACCCTGGAAATATGGGGCAGCCTTTTGAACGGGGCCAGACTGGTGCTGCCACCTCCTGGACTGGCCTCATTCGAGGAGCGGGACAGACTCCTGCTGGAACACCGGGTTTCGACATATTGGATCACCACCGGACTATTCCACAAGGCAGTGGAAGAAAATGCCGTCGGCCTGCGGCAGGCGCCCCGCATCTGGACAGGCGGAGAAGTGCTGTCTGTGCCGATTGCCGCCAGGCTGCTGGAAGAGCTGCATGGCCGGGGCGTGCTCACCAATTTCTATGGGCCGACAGAAAACACAACCTATACAACGTTTTACCTGAT is a genomic window containing:
- the phpK gene encoding PhpK family radical SAM P-methyltransferase, which encodes MIDCLIIGFNDANFGEYEQMIRSMGPDSGPYRDLNLAFVKLDGQPYRALDIYSRLRNDGHYYHNADFLWPTILYLGSYLHQRGFSFDYVNLFQLEKEKLKQKLLQEDILTIAITTTLYVSPHPIVEIVSFIRQYNQKARIIVGGPYVSNKAQSVTSSAGLIDVFNYIGADIYVINQEGEFALINILHALKNQRDLAQIDNIAFRQNGSYCITRTAIESNPLEENMVDYGLFPARDLGPFLSLRTAKSCPFSCSFCAFPTRAGKYTYMSVACVERELDAIKAAGTATHLYFMDDTFNVPKKRFQEILRMMIRNQYNFKWKSFYRSDHGDEETIALMQESGCQAVFLGVESGSNTILERMRKTARREHYFKAIPLLKKAGIMTHANLIIGFPGETYETVQETVAFLEEAQPDFYRAQLWYADPVTPVWKKKDEYGIQGSAFNWSHHTMDSATAIELVDKLFLCVRNSTWMPQWGFEQWSVLYLQEKGMPYARVQDFIDCFNVIIKDKLLHAGKEEIPAPLLENLRRSCLYDDPAGQKPDMALNEPYSSARYVAAEAYWQKEFQHPSLSNIAEICRQAPDAGDKQLLSLPCPVDAGIWQQIRAAYQEPLADVILAGYSLLLSRLNGRADATIVIAGNTTSTTHPFPVRLRPAQDLSRAALARQAQQKVRQSLEHALFALYIITNPYRRQELGSTLPPLDAGYIYTKRNARRQPVDIETTWRQYRDVFDGMKLCLSVVADDDGADIEFLFDPRWLGLETVTRLSMLLQNILTAFHDNAHGLLEEIASATAEQNRVVALDATEEFSFG
- a CDS encoding amino acid adenylation domain-containing protein translates to MTTVEPDLIVFDRKMIASRDFWLEKLSSGWNNAGIRPDFPRPGNFLYVESAVPLDIEGEAYQRLIALTNGGPFLIYTTLMAVLSIYLYKYTGQEAIIIGSPNRQQNSHSAGKSNVVPIISPVNPAHSFKEFLLAVRHNLLEAYQRQSYPYAHLVRALGVASIENKNPLFDTALLLREIHDEMPAVRQDLTIVFSLAQDALRGQILFNQNLFRNETITAFADQFTALLQNCLTNTDSPIASLQMMPAAAAAAFLAKWNRPAITAPSPQCIHHLFEHQATRRPNHPAVIDGKEKLTYQDVNRRANQLAHTLRTHGVGPDKIVGLYVERSPEMIIGMLGILKAGGAYLPLSPTAPPNRLTFMLQDTQAVVLLTQESLLATAPDYAGAIICLDRDWDEIAGSSDTNPTSDVHPHNLVYVIYTSGSTGRPKGVMIEHDALVNFTQAATAAYGINEQDRVLQFASLSFDAAAEEIYPCFSAGATLVLRTREMLDSATDFIQRSRDWGLTVWDLPTAYWHQLADELAAGNLTLPDTLRLVIIGGEAALADRLRTWRADIGPYPVLLNSYGTTEATIVSTVCNLSEYTPATHTTTAPPIGRPLDNAQIFVLNVDRQVVPVGVPGELCIGGASLARGYLNNLELTERRFIPHPFDPRPGARLYRTGDHARYLPDGNVEFLGRVDHQVKIRGFRIELGEIEAVLTQHALVQDVVVTAQENELNHDKQLVAYVVPATPDLKTCDLQRYMEDRLPDYMVPARMMLLETFPLTSGGKIDRRNLPKPEDIDLSTHYVAPRHPVEELLASVWADVLGISQVGVNDDFFALGGHSLLATQIVSRIKGIFEIELPLRTLFETTTIASLAQALLTRESSPGQLEMIARLHQQVNALTEAEVAAMLQQMHHDEGVAV
- a CDS encoding amino acid adenylation domain-containing protein; protein product: MKQADAAARKALLDLLLRKEGVRAASESGMMRLRQQKAPLSFAQQRLWFWQEFNPDSPAYNIPAVARLSGPLDIAAFRDSFREIVCRHEILRTSFVMENDQPVQVIIPEATFSIPIVDLRPTKGSRGQTAELERLTLAEVQRPFDLAQAPLMRALLLQAGDTEYLFVLTMHHIVSDGWSIGVFMQELATLYPALQAGDAQPLPALPIQYADFASWQRQWLQGDRLQRQLRYWQESLAGAPALLELPTDRPRPPLQTTRGGALFFELDAPLTAGLEKLSQQLGGTLFMTLLSSFAVLLARYAGQQDIVIGSPIANRTRDEIEALIGFFVNMLPLRIKLTGNPRFDALFAQVRESSLGAFAHQDLPFEKLVDSSQVERNLNYHPVFQVAFSLDNAPARQLKLSNLSLTLIEPERTTAKFDLTLSMEMRGQQLVGEFEYNRDLFDTATIERAITHFQTLLQSIVRDPTERIAQLNMLPAAERQQLLITWNDTGTAYPKTACVHQLFEEQVRAMPAATALTFAEAHLTYAELNRRANQIAHALRQMGVGPETPVGLAIERSPEMIIGMLAIIKAGGVFVPLDLSYPAERLSFMLQDTRIKFLLTQESLLDQLPPHEALALCLDRDGSFWQQQPESNPPNLTCADNCIYIMYTSGSTGIPKGVAIPHRGVVRLVKTTNYSPFTADEVFFQSSAVTFDASTLEIWGSLLNGARLVLPPPGLASFEERDRLLLEHRVSTYWITTGLFHKAVEENAVGLRQAPRIWTGGEVLSVPIAARLLEELHGRGVLTNFYGPTENTTYTTFYLIADKSKIGNNVPIGKPIANSQVYVLSPQMEPTPIGIPGELYVGGDGLARGYANRPGLTAERFVPHPFAAIPGERLYRTGDLVRYLADGNIEFIGRVDHQVKIRGFRVEVGEIETALRKHHVIQDALIVPYEDRPGSRKLIAYIICHPGQARPDIHLLRQYLGETLPDYMLPAYYIWMDTFPLNSSGKVDRHRLPRPEQSRPELAVGYMPAQTPIEQQLMEIWRDVLGLSQVGIYDNFFEMGGDSIISIQMVARANRRGLQLSPQQIFQNQTIAELAAVVDTAPVTTAAQNPVTGPAPLTPVQRWFFEQKLTNPHHFNQSVLLQVAADVDSAALQEAMRQVLIHHDALRLRFGAAEDGWQPFYLPPSQAFLSFEIVDIAVDQSLPVLLNQVAADLQTGLNLAAGPLMRAALLRQQNGETGRLLLVIHHLVVDGVSWRILLEDLSTAYRQLHRGEAVRLPAKTTSFQTWSTQLVDYAGSDALQAEINHWITAPDSARLPVDYPEGRPANTEQSAQHLTTTLTAAETRALLQQVPAAYNTQINEILLTALAKTVAWWTGEQHIRLDLEGHGRESIIKGTNLTRTVGWFTTIFPVHLALKSDATLDAAIKSIKEQLRRVPVRGLGYGVLRYLASDESLRNQLAAAMPAELSFNYLGQFDVTKLEAPFCGLAAEPRGAEVDPIAPRRYLLEVTSSITENELHITWTYSENVHHHETIDRLAQQFIHQLGEIIHHCLAVESGQYTPSDFPDLEIGQDDLDALLAEIAEVN